In Topomyia yanbarensis strain Yona2022 chromosome 2, ASM3024719v1, whole genome shotgun sequence, one DNA window encodes the following:
- the LOC131685540 gene encoding 14-3-3 protein epsilon, translating into MSERENNIYKAKLAEQAERYDEMVEAMKKVASLDVELTVEERNLLSVAYKNVIGARRASWRIISSIEQKEENKGVEEKLEMIKNYRSQVEKELRDICSDILEVLDKHLIPCATTGESKVFYYKMKGDYHRYLAEFATGGDRKDAAENSLVAYKAASDIAMTDLPPTHPIRLGLALNFSVFYYEILNSPDRACRLAKAAFDDAIAELDTLSEESYKDSTLIMQLLRDNLTLWTSDMQGDGDGEQKEQIQDVEDQDVS; encoded by the exons AAATGGTCGAGGCAATGAAGAAAGTCGCCTCCCTGGACGTTGAACTCACAGTCGAGGAGCGAAATCTTCTGTCGGTTGCCTACAAGAATGTCATCGGTGCACGACGTGCCTCGTGGCGGATAATTTCCTCGATCGAGCAGAAGGAAGAAAACAAG GGTGTCGAGGAGAAGCTTGAAATGATCAAAAACTACCGCTCGCAGGTAGAGAAAGAACTCCGCGATATCTGCTCCGACATCCTGGAAGTGCTCGACAAGCATCTGATCCCGTGCGCGACGACCGGCGAGAGCAAAGTGTtctactacaaaatgaagggAGACTACCACCGCTATCTGGCCGAATTCGCCACGGGTGGTGACCGCAAAGATGCTGCCGAAAACTCACTGGTTGCGTACAAGGCTGCCAGTGATATCGCTATGACTGACCTTCCACCGACGCACCCGATCCGGTTGGGACTGGCACTCAACTTTTCA GTATTCTACTATGAAATCCTGAACTCGCCGGATCGTGCCTGCCGCCTAGCGAAAGCAGCATTCGACGATGCCATCGCCGAGCTCGACACCCTCAGCGAGGAAAGCTACAAAGATTCTACGTTAATCATGCAGCTGCTGCGGGACAACCTTACATTATGGACATCCGATATGCAGGGTGACG GCGACGGCGAGCAAAAGGAACAAATTCAGGACGTCGAAGACCAGGACGTGTCGTAA